Proteins from one Aythya fuligula isolate bAytFul2 chromosome 23, bAytFul2.pri, whole genome shotgun sequence genomic window:
- the TMEM39B gene encoding transmembrane protein 39B — translation MAGGRRGPNRTSYCRNPLCEPGAAGGSGHSTSSSVTGVRSRTRSGSGTGLSSPPLATQTVVPLRHCKIPELPVERSVLFELQLFFCHLVALFVHYINIYKTVWWYPPSHPPSHTSLNFHLIDFNVLTVTTIVLARRLIVAIVKEASQSGKVSLPRSVFLVITRFAVLTGTGWSLCRSIIHLFRTYSFLNLLFLCYPFGMYIPFLQLNCDFRKTSLFSQVANIGPRETGEVNFRGRDYLTVLKETWKQHTRQMYGMEAMPTHACCLSPDLIRNEVEYLKMDFNWRMKEVLVSSMLSAYYVAFVPVWFVKNTQYYDKRWSCELFLLVSISTSVILMQYLLPARYCDLLHKAAAHLGCWQKVDPALCSNVLQHQWTEECMWPQGVLVKHSKNVYKAVGHYNVAVPSDVSHFRFHFFFSKPLRILNILILLEGAVIFYQLYSLISSEKWHQTISLALILFSNYYAFFKLLRDRLVLGKAYSYSASRDSEQKLN, via the exons ATGGCAGGGGGCAGGCGGGGTCCCAACCGCACGTCCTACTGCCGAAACCCCCTCTGTGAGCCCGGTGCTGCTGGCGGCTCCGGACACTCCACCAGTTCCTCCGTCACGGGCGTGCGCTCACGCACCAG GAGCGGTTCAGGTACAGGCCTTTCCAGCCCACCCTTGGCAACGCAGACAGTTGTTCCCCTGCGGCACTGTAAGATCCCCGAGctgcctgtggagaggagcgTGCTGTTTGAGCTTCAGCTCTTCTTCTGCCATCTCGTTGCGCTGTTCGTCCACTACATCAACATCTACAAGACCGTGTGGTGGTACCCGCCCTCCCACCCTCCTTCGCACACGTCGCTG AATTTTCATCTGATCGACTTCAACGTGCTGACGGTGACAACGATCGTCCTGGCACGCCGGCTGATCGTCGCCATTGTGAAGGAG GCCTCGCAGAGTGGCAAAGTCTCCCTGCCTCGCTCGGTTTTCCTGGTGATCACCCGCTTCGCCGTTCTCACCGGCACGGGCTGGAGTTTGTGTCGATCAATAATTCACCTCTTCAGAACCTACTCCTTCCTTAATCTCCTGTTCCTCTGTTACCC GTTTGGCATGTACATTCCCTTCCTCCAACTGAACTGTGACTTTCGGAAGACGAGCCTCTTCTCCCAGGTGGCCAACATCGGTCCCAGAGAGACCGGCGAGGTGAACTTCAGGGGCAGAGACTACCTGACTGTCCTAAAGGAAACCTGGAAGCAGCACACCCGGCAGATGTACGGCATGGAGGCCATGCCCACTCAcgcctgctgcctctccccagaTCTCATCCGAAATGAGGTGGAATACTTGAAAATGGACTTTAACTGGCGGATGAAAGAGGTGCTGGTCAGCTCCATGCTCAGTGCCTACTACGTGGCCTTCGTGCCAGTCTGGTTTGTGAAG AACACGCAGTACTACGACAAGCGCTGGTCGTGTGAGCTCTTCCTCCTGGTTTCCATCAGCACGTCGGTGATCCTGATGCAGTACCTCCTGCCCGCGCGCTACTGCGACCTGCTCCACAAAGCTGCGGCGCACCTGGGCTGCTGGCAGAAGGTCGATCCTGCCCTCTGCTCCAACGTGCTGCAGCATCA GTGGACAGAGGAGTGCATGTGGCCACAGGGAGTGCTGGTGAAACACAGCAAGAATGTGTACAAAGCTGTGGGTCACTACAACGTGGCCGTGCCGTCGGACGTCTCGCACTTCCGCTTCCAC TTCTTTTTCAGCAAACCACTGAGAATCCTCAACATCCTGATCCTGCTGGAAGGAGCCGTCATCTTCTACCAGCTTTACTCGCTGATTTCTTCGGAGAAGTGGCATCAGACGATCTCACTGGCTCTGATCCTCTTCAGCAATTACTACGCCTTCTTCAAGCTGCTGCGTGACCGTCTGGTGCTGGGCAAAGCCTACTCCTATTCTGCCAGCAGAGACTCAGAGCAgaagttaaattaa
- the KHDRBS1 gene encoding KH domain-containing, RNA-binding, signal transduction-associated protein 1: MQRRDDPAARMGRGPGPGGGGGGARQGSAPPRRPPRGGGGRGAGSGAQPPPPLLPPSAAGTASAAQGPAAAASTTATAASSSSSSSSGAGAPTPLLAGAGGKLEPENKYLPELMAEKDSLDPSFTHAMQLLTAEIEKIQKGETTKKDEEENYLDLFSHKNMKLKERVLIPVKQYPKFNFVGKILGPQGNTIKRLQEETGAKISVLGKGSMRDKAKEEELRKGGDPKYAHLNMDLHVFIEVFGPPCEAYALMAHAMEEVKKFLVPDMMDDICQEQFLELSYLNGVPEPTRGRGVPVRGRGAAPPPPPPVPRGRGVGPPPPPPRGALVRGAPVRGAIARGAAVARGVPPPPAVRGAPAPRARAAGIQRIPLPPPPAPETYEEYGYDDAYADQSYEGYEGYYSQGQGDTEYYDYGHGEAQETYEAYGQDDWNGTRPSLKAPPARPVKGAYREHPYGRY; encoded by the exons atgcagCGCCGCGACGACCCCGCCGCCCGCATGGGCCGGGGCCCGGGGCCCGGTGGAGGCGGTGGAGGAGCCCGGCAAGGCTCAGCTCCACCGCGGCGGCCTCCCCGGGGCGGGGGAGGCCGCGGGGCCGGCTCCGGggcgcagccgccgccgccgctgctccCGCCCAGCGCCGCGGGCACGGCCTCGGCCGCTCAGGGCCCCGCCGCTGCTGCCTccaccaccgccaccgccgcctcctcctcctcctcctcctcctccggtGCCGGCGCCCCCACCCCGCTGCTGGCCGGGGCCGGCGGGAAGCTGGAGCCCGAGAACAAATACCTGCCCGAGCTGATGGCCGAGAAGGACAGCCTCGACCCGTCCTTCACGCACGCCATGCAGCTCCTCACCGCAG aaattgaaaaaatTCAGAAGGGTGAAACAACAAAGAAGGATGAGGAAGAGAACTACctggatttattttctcacaaGAATATGAAACTGAAAGAACGAGTTCTGATACCTGTCAAACAGTACCCCAAG TTCAATTTTGTTGGAAAGATTTTGGGACCTCAAGGCAACACCATCAAGAGACTTCAGGAAGAAACTGGTGCTAAGATATCCGTGCTTGGGAAGGGTTCAATGCGAGATAAAGCAAAG GAGGAAGAACTACGTAAAGGGGGAGATCCTAAATATGCTCATCTAAATATGGATTTGCATGTCTTCATTGAAGTTTTTGGACCCCCTTGTGAAGCGTATGCTCTGATGGCTCATGCCATGGAAGAGGTCAAGAAGTTCCTTGTCCCA GATATGATGGATGATATCTGTCAGGAGCAATTCTTGGAGCTCTCCTATCTGAACGGTGTGCCAGAGCCAACTCGCGGCCGAGGAGTCCCTGTgcggggaaggggagcagctcCGCCACCACCTCCGCCTGTGCCAAG GGGCCGTGGTGTtgggcctcctcctcctcctcctcgggggGCCCTGGTGCGAGGAGCCCCGGTGCGGGGTGCCATTGCCAGGGGAGCTGCTGTAGCCCGTGGAGTGCCTCCCCCCCCGGCGGTGCGGGGGGCTCCTGCACCCAGAGCACGTGCAGCCGGCATTCAGAGGATAccgcttcctcctcctcctgcaccagAAACCTACGAGGAATAT GGCTATGATGATGCATATGCAGACCAGAGCTATGAGGGGTACGAAGGGTACTACAGCCAGGGCCAAGG GGACACAGAATACTATGATTATGGACACGGGGAGGCACAGGAAACCTATGAAGCTTATG GCCAAGATGACTGGAATGGAACAAGGCCCTCCCTGAAGGCCCCGCCAGCTAGGCCGGTGAAGGGGGCCTACAGAGAGCACCCATACGGACgttactaa